The genomic DNA TCTGGGATTGTAAAACCTTATATAAATGCTGTTGCAGCGTTTTTAACCTCTTTTAAAAACCTTATTACAGTTTGCGATTTAGGGTGTGGAGATTTTAACGTAGGAAAAGAATTGGTACAATACACAAAGAAGTACGTTGCTATAGATATTGTAAAAGATTTGATAGCCTACAATAAAGAAAAATTTAAAGAAGAAAATTTAGAATTCCGTTGTTTAGATATTGCTAAAGATGATTTGCCTGCTGCAGATTGTGTTTTAGTAAGGCAGGTGTTACAGCATTTATCTAATGCAGAAGTACAAGACGTAGCGCATAAATTAGTGGCTTTTAAATATGTTGTTTTGACGGAGCATATACCAGAAGGAAATTTCACGCCAAATAAAGATATTATTTCAGGACAAGGAATTCGATTGAAGAAACAAAGTGGAATCAACTTATTAATGGCGCCATTTAATTTGAAGGTAATTGAGCAAAAACAATTAGTATCATTTGTTCTAAATGATTCTAAAGGTATTATTGTAACTACTTTATATAAACTTTTTTAAGGCACCTTTTTATTGCTGAAAAGGTGTTTTTGTTTATTAGTATAAAAAAGAGTATGACTTAAATTAAGGCTAAGAAACTTGAAATTTCTTCTTCTGTGGTGAAAAAATTAGGGCTAATTCTAATATTTTCGCCTTGTAAAGTTAATAATATTTTATTTTCTTTAAGTTTTTCAAATAGTACTTTAGTTGTTTCGAAAGCACTTGTTTTAAAATGAACAATTGCTGTTCTTCCTTCTCTTTCTTCTATTGGTGTTACTATTTCATATCCTTTAGCTTGCAGATCAGCGATAATAAGATCTGTGTTTTGAAGTGCTTTCTCATAAATATTTTCGACGCCAATATTAAGAATTAGTTGCAGACCTGCAGACCAAGCCGAAAACAGTGAATATGCAATTGTGCCTGTTTCAAATTTTCGAGAATCGGTATGATAAGAAAGTTGATCATGAATTGCAGGTGCTGCAAACATTCCTGGTAAAATTGGGCTAATTGTTTTTACAACTCTTTTGCTAACATATAAGAATCCCGTTCCATGCATGCCAAGCAACCATTTAAAGCCACAACCAGACATTACATCAATCTGATCTTTCTCGACATCTATTGGAACCATTCCAGCTCCTTGGGCTGCATCTACCACAAATAAGGCGTTATTAGCATGTGCTATCTTGCTTATTTTAGATAAGTTAGGTCTAAAGCCACTATTAAATCTTACAGCGGCAACTGCAACAACCCGTGTTTTGTTATCTATAAGTTTTTCAATTGCTTTAGAATCAAGACTATTGTCTTTATTTAACTTTGCAAACCGAACTTCAACACCTTTACTTTCTAAGTTTAACCATGGGAAAGTGTTGTTCCAATGTTCTTTTTCAGGAATAACAACATTGTCTCCTTTTTTGAAATCGATGCCTTGTGCTACCATTCCTAAACCAACGCCAGTACTTGTGGTAAGTGCGTATTCATCTGGCGAACCACCTAATATTTTTGATAACGGAAGACGAACATCATCACGATTAAATCCTTTTTTATCAATAAAATTTAATTCTGATTTTATAAGTGTCTGCAACTTATCATTTACCAGGGTGTTTAGGGGCGCTTGCGAAGCGCTATTAAGATAAATAAATGCTTCGGTAATTGGAAAAAGTGATCGAATTTCTTTTGTATTCATGTCAAGATTAATTTGGTATGATCTTTAAATTAAACTTTAACTATTCATTTTTAGTTTAATTGTGGTTACAAACGCTCTTCAATCCAGTTTTTAAAACTATAAAAATTTTGTGGCGCAACTCCATGTCCAACATTGTATTCAGAATAGACGTTTTCAAAACCTAATTTGTCTAAAAAAGGTTTAGAATTCCTAGCCCATTCTACTGGTAAAACTTGGTCTACCGAGCCATGAGAACAGTAATAATCGGTTGTAATAGCTGTTGAGATATTTTCTGGAAGCAACTCTGTATTTATGTAACCACTCAATGCGATTACGTGTTGTATTTTATTCGGATAGAAAAAACTCAAAGAATAACTTAAAATAGCACCTTGACTAAAACCTAAAAGAAAGGTTTTCTCAGAATTTGTGTTGTATTTTTTCTTTATTTCATCAATAAAAATGGCAATTTTATCAATGGATTCTTTCGCTTCTTTTAAATCGGAAAACTTTCCGTTTTTATCATCAAAATTAATAGAATACCAAGCATAACCGCCAAACCCCATAGAAAGCGGTGCCTGTGCACTTACAATTAGCAAATTGTCTGGTAATTCTTCTGCAAAAGAAAATAAATCTTGTTCATTACTACCGTAACCGTGTAGTAAAATTAATAAAGATGGGTTTTCTAAAGCAACTTTAGGTTCTCTAACGATATAATGTAAATCACTCATTCTAAAAAAAACTTAATTAAATATTTTTAAACCATTCTTGAAACTGTTCACCAATAAAAGGAACTAATTTTTCTTCACCTTTAATTGCTCCGAATAAAGAAATAATCCAAAGAACAAAAACTAAAATACCAACAATCCAACCAGCAGTAGCACCAATGTATCTATATACTATGTATTGATTAGCAAAGTACAAAAGGTTTAAGCCAATCATTTGTCTTATATAGAAACTAGCAAAATAATTTTTTTTACTGTTGTTCATAATAAAAGCGATAAGTAAGCCAATTACCCATAAATGACTAATAATAGCGGTTGTTTTTCCTTCTTTTACTGTATAATTTTCCATGTAATTGTTAATTTAATATAAGTTGATTATTAGAGAAGATACCATATACTTTTCCGTTCATTTTTTTGTTGATAAATGGACTGTTTTTAGAGGTAGATAATATATCTTTTTTTGTAAAAGTGTATTTTTCTTCAGGATTAAAAAGTGAGATATCTGCTGTTTTTCCTTCCGAAATAGAATTGGTTTCTAAACCAAAAATTTGTCTTGGTTTTGAGGTGATGTTTTCAATAAAATCGTTTAAATCTAAAACAGAATTTATTGCGCCAAATAAACTTTCTAAACCAATGACTCCGTCTTTTGCTTCGCTAAATTCTAATTTTTTATGTTCAATATCAATAGGATTGTGGTCTGACGTAATAATATCAATAATACCAGATTTTACACCTTTTTGAAGCGCTTTACAATCTGCATTTGTTCTTAATGGCGGGTTTGTTTTATAATTGCTATCGAACTCATTTAGTTCGTTATCTGTTAATGTTAAGTGGTGTGCAGAAACACTACAAGTAACTTGCAAGCCTTTCTTTTTAGCGTCTTTAATAAGTGCTATAGACTTTACGGTAGAAATTGTTGGAATGTGCAGTTTACCACCAGTATACTCCAGTAAAAACAAATCTCTAGCAATTTGTAATTCTTCTGCCAATGCAGGAATTCCCTTTAAACCTAATTTTGTGCTGTTAATGCCCTCATGTGCAATTCCTTCCCCTGCAATAGCTCTGTTTTTCGGAAAACTTAATATCAAACCATCAAAATTCTGAGCGTATAATAAAGAGACTTTCATCAAATTATCGTTGTCAATTGGTTTTTTATAATCGCCAAAAGCAATTGCGCCAGATTGTTGCATGTCATACAGTTCTGCCATGTCTATACCTTTGCTTTGCGTGGTTAAGGCGGCAATTGGATATAATTTTGTAGCAAACCCATTTCCTTTATGAATTAGAAACTCTACGGCAGCTTTATTGTCAATTACAGGATTTGAGTTTGCGTTCACAGCAACTGCTGTAAAGCCACTTTTTGCAGCAACTTGCAATCCGTTTTTAATCGTTTCACGTTCCTCGTAACCAGGTTCACCAAAAGAAACACTCGTATCGAACCAACCACAAGAAACATGTAGGTTTTCTTTAGTTACAATAGTGTATTCTTTTTTAGACGGAATGGTATCGTCAATTTGTTTGATAATACCTTCTTGAATTAAAATATCTTTTTTTTGTTGATGGTATGGGCTAGAAGAATCTATAATCGTTGCCGATTTTATAAGCGTAATCATGGTTTATAGAATTTTAAAATCAAAATTTCTAAA from Polaribacter sp. ALD11 includes the following:
- a CDS encoding class I SAM-dependent methyltransferase, with amino-acid sequence MNKKENGLKRIKKPWPTKDAMDQVYKLKLWGDNNSDFYSGDGSHNSGIVKPYINAVAAFLTSFKNLITVCDLGCGDFNVGKELVQYTKKYVAIDIVKDLIAYNKEKFKEENLEFRCLDIAKDDLPAADCVLVRQVLQHLSNAEVQDVAHKLVAFKYVVLTEHIPEGNFTPNKDIISGQGIRLKKQSGINLLMAPFNLKVIEQKQLVSFVLNDSKGIIVTTLYKLF
- a CDS encoding aminotransferase class V-fold PLP-dependent enzyme, whose translation is MNTKEIRSLFPITEAFIYLNSASQAPLNTLVNDKLQTLIKSELNFIDKKGFNRDDVRLPLSKILGGSPDEYALTTSTGVGLGMVAQGIDFKKGDNVVIPEKEHWNNTFPWLNLESKGVEVRFAKLNKDNSLDSKAIEKLIDNKTRVVAVAAVRFNSGFRPNLSKISKIAHANNALFVVDAAQGAGMVPIDVEKDQIDVMSGCGFKWLLGMHGTGFLYVSKRVVKTISPILPGMFAAPAIHDQLSYHTDSRKFETGTIAYSLFSAWSAGLQLILNIGVENIYEKALQNTDLIIADLQAKGYEIVTPIEEREGRTAIVHFKTSAFETTKVLFEKLKENKILLTLQGENIRISPNFFTTEEEISSFLALI
- a CDS encoding alpha/beta hydrolase, which encodes MSDLHYIVREPKVALENPSLLILLHGYGSNEQDLFSFAEELPDNLLIVSAQAPLSMGFGGYAWYSINFDDKNGKFSDLKEAKESIDKIAIFIDEIKKKYNTNSEKTFLLGFSQGAILSYSLSFFYPNKIQHVIALSGYINTELLPENISTAITTDYYCSHGSVDQVLPVEWARNSKPFLDKLGFENVYSEYNVGHGVAPQNFYSFKNWIEERL
- a CDS encoding dihydroorotase family protein produces the protein MITLIKSATIIDSSSPYHQQKKDILIQEGIIKQIDDTIPSKKEYTIVTKENLHVSCGWFDTSVSFGEPGYEERETIKNGLQVAAKSGFTAVAVNANSNPVIDNKAAVEFLIHKGNGFATKLYPIAALTTQSKGIDMAELYDMQQSGAIAFGDYKKPIDNDNLMKVSLLYAQNFDGLILSFPKNRAIAGEGIAHEGINSTKLGLKGIPALAEELQIARDLFLLEYTGGKLHIPTISTVKSIALIKDAKKKGLQVTCSVSAHHLTLTDNELNEFDSNYKTNPPLRTNADCKALQKGVKSGIIDIITSDHNPIDIEHKKLEFSEAKDGVIGLESLFGAINSVLDLNDFIENITSKPRQIFGLETNSISEGKTADISLFNPEEKYTFTKKDILSTSKNSPFINKKMNGKVYGIFSNNQLILN